One part of the Dunckerocampus dactyliophorus isolate RoL2022-P2 chromosome 11, RoL_Ddac_1.1, whole genome shotgun sequence genome encodes these proteins:
- the LOC129189468 gene encoding endonuclease domain-containing 1 protein-like codes for MLQTHHLRSSIRFLFLLLCCFDGLVLGELHQDFSKCLNFFYKGTPPQGINATGYQPICQRFKNQYRFAGMYHRQSRAPLYSAYIISSADGKRPDSTWMYEPQLAFSRASADMKPFTSSVDQNVMESQAVLQDYKNSTYTRGHLNPSMHQKTTEDRAATFTLTNVVPQRAGSNSGPWNSLENEVMRKFKAFCEGPMYVITGAMPYADGAHWISNRVSVPEYMWSAYCCPSYKAKLPQDVQPIFPTYAAVGRNDCYSDEEIVPVNPKARASVRGYDVRKMPLDTLEGILAQRLAMPISLFDGQCQ; via the exons ATGTTGCAGACACACCACCTGCGGTCCTCCATCAGATTTCTTTTTctcctgctttgctgcttcGATGGTCTGGTCCTCGGAGAGCTCCACCAGGACTTTTCCAAGTGCCTCAATTTCTTCTATAAGGGAACACCACCGCAGGGTATCAATGCAACGGGATACCAGCCTATATGCCAGCGCTTTAAGAATCAGTACCGCTTTGCCGGCATGTACCACCGTCAGAGTCGAGCACCTTTGTATTCTGCGTACATAATCAGCTCGGCGGATGGGAAACGGCCCGATTCAACATGGATGTACGAACCACAG TTGGCATTCTCTCGCGCAAGCGCTGATATGAAACCCTTCACCTCATCAGTGGATCAGAATGTGATGGAGAGTCAAGCAGTGCTTCAGGATTACAAGAATTCCACTTACACCAGGGGCCATCTCAATCCCAGCATGCACCAGAAGACAACAGAAGACCGTGCGGCCACATTCACCCTGACCAATGTTGTCCCTCAGCGAGCGGGTTCCAACTCTGGCCCTTGGAATTCCCTGGAGAATGAAGTGATGAGAAAGTTCAAGGCATTCTGTGAGGGTCCAATGTATGTGATCACAGGGGCCATGCCTTATGCAGATGGAGCTCACTGGATCAGTAACAGGGTGTCTGTTCCCGAGTACATGTGGTCCGCCTACTGCTGCCCTTCCTATAAGGCCAAGCTCCCCCAGGATGTGCAACCCATCTTCCCCACATACGCAGCTGTGGGGAGGAATGATTGTTACAGTGATGAGGAGATTGTGCCAGTTAACCCCAAAGCGAGGGCCTCAGTGCGGGGATACGATGTGCGAAAGATGCCTCTGGACACTCTGGAGGGTATCCTGGCACAAAGGCTGGCCATGCCCATTAGTTTGTTTGATGGTCAGTGTCAGTAA